In Caldisalinibacter kiritimatiensis, the DNA window AGTTGATGCTCAGCATCCTGATGCATATTCAGTAAGACATGTTGAGAACTCTGTTAATATTAGTAGAGGGGACATTGTAGTTAGTGAACCTGTTCCAAATCTACTTGCTCCAAAAAGTCAAATTGAAGAGCTTATGAGCTCTAGAGGTATTTCTAATGATTCAATAGTTGTGATATATGATAATAACAAAAATATGGATTCAGCAAGATTATGGTGGACTTTAAAAGTTTATGGTCATGAAAATGTCAAAGTTGTAAGTGGAGGATTAAAGGCTTTAGCTGCTGCTGGAGCTGAATTTACAACAGAAGTACCAGATGTAACACCTACAGAATATATAGCGAAAGAAAAAAATACAGATATGATTGCAACTATTGAAGATGTAAAAGCTCAAGTTAATGAACCTAAAGATAATGTAATGTTAATAGATACTCGTTCTCAAGAAGAGTATAATGCAGGAACTATTCCAAGTTCTGTATTAGTAAATTATGTAAATAATATAAATGATGATGGTACTTATAAAACAGTTTCTCGTATTCAAGCAATGTATCTAGATGAAGGTTTACTTCCAAAAGATACAGCTATTATGTATTGTAAGACATCAATTAGAGGTGCTCAAACATATCTTGCCCTTTATAATGCAGGATATAGAAATCTAAAATTATATGATGGTGCATGGGTTGAATGGTCTAAAGACAAATCTTTACCAGTGCAAATGCCAGATAATACAGAAGTAGAGATAAATGAACAGGATGTTTCTTAATAATTCAAATATGATTAAAAAAACTGAATTCTTATTTCAAGAATTCAGTTTTTTTATTATCTAAGAGCGTATATTTACTGTATAGATTGTAATTAAGTTTAATATAAGTTTTAAAGACAGAGAGAATATTTGTAAAATTATTATCGAAAAGCGAATAGCGAATAGCCTAATTCTTTCTAATGTTTTCCTAAGAACTAAGAGCTGAGAACTGACTAAATAGCTACTAACTACTAACAACGAATTACTAACTAACAAATCGACGAAGTCGACTTAGTTCTTTACATATTTTTTGCTATTGTTTTTTCTTATCCAGTATTGCATATTTCAAATATATAACCATTTGAAATTATGTTATAATTATAACATGTTAAAAAAATAACACTTAAGAGAGGGGATGTAAAATATGTTTAGAAAGTTTAAGTTAACTTCGTTAATTTTAGTATTAGCATTAATTTTAAGTTTAGCTGGATGTACTACAGATAAAGAACCAGCTACAAATACTGAGCCAGCAAAAAATACTGAGCAATCAACTAATGAAAGTGATGTTTTAGCTCAAGTTGTAAGTGATTATTATACAAATATGGGTAGTGACATCTATAAAATTTCTCAAAAAGAGTTTGTAGATAAGGTAAAAGCTGGAGAAGATATGTTCATATTAGACATAAGACAACCGGATGTATATAATGAAGGACATATAAAAGGTGCTGTTAATGCTCCTTGGGGTACAGCAATAAGTGAAAATCTTGATAAGCTACCTAAGAGCAAGCCAATAATGGTATATTGCTATACAGGTCAAACTGCTGGTCAAACTGTAGCGTTATTAAATATGGCAGGTTTTGATGCTAAATCTGTTAACTTAGGTTGGAATCTTGGAATTTCAAAGGTTGAAGGAGTAGAAGAAGTAATAGAAACAACTGCTAATGAATTTGGTCAACCAACTGGAGTTGAAATTCAAGCAGAAATTAAAGATGCTATAAATAAATATTTCGCTGGGCTTGCAGATGTAAAAGGAACTACTTACGCTAACTACAAAATAAGTGAAGATAATGCTAAGAAGTTATTAGACCAAGAAGATAATAGTGTAATATTTTTATCAATAAGAAAAGCAGAACATTATAACGAAGGTCATATTCAAGGTGCTATAAACATTCCATTTGGAAAAGAAATGCATAAGGAATTCAATACTTTACCAAAGGATAAGAAAATCATAGTATATTGCTATACAGGTCAAACTGCAGGTCAAACTGTTGCAGCTTTAAGATTAATAGGATATGATGCTGTATCATTAAATGGTGGTACAGGAATGAAAGCAAATGCACCTTTTGGATGGACAAATAAAGGATATGAATTAGTAAAATAAGCAATTTTAAATAGCAATAAATTGACAGGTATCATAAAAGATACCTGTTAATTTTATATATATTTGTCGTAACATCCATTTTTTGTGTTAGATAAATAACAAACTACTATATAGAATAACGATTTCAAATAACAGAAAGACATTTCAATAATGTATAATAGTATATGAAATAGTTATTTATAAGATTGTTATGGGCTTCATTGTTAAAAGCCAAACAAAAGGGGGGAATGTTAATTTAATAATTAACTAAAACCAAAGGATAAATATATGAAAAATCAAATATATCCCTTTCAAATTTAATTATTATAAATTAAAGATATAGGAGGTAGAAAAATGAAAAGGTTAGAAAATATTTTAGGATTTATAGGAATTTTATTAGTATTATTTTTAGGTAAGACTCTTTTGAAAACTGATATGTTATTTTTTAGACTTTTAATTGGTATAGGATTAGGATATACATTAATGAGAGCTTACACAGGATTTGCAGGTAGTGTTAATCGAGCTTATAATACAGGCTCAACTCAATTGATGAGAACAATGACGTTTATGTTTTTTATTACAGCATTATTAACTACTGCATTTTTATTTAAAAAGGATCCTACAAGCTACAATTTATGGATAAATCCTATTAATCTTGGATTAATTCTAGGAGGATTATTCTTTGGGTTTGGTATGTCATTTTCTTCATGTTGTGCATCTGGAGTGCTTACAGATTTAGTTACAGGTTTACCTAGGGCTTTTGTAACATTAATATTCTTTAGTTTAGGAGTGTTTCTTGGATTTCCTATGCAAAGAACTGCTAGCTGGATTAGAAGATCTTGGGTTTCAACTGAAGTTGGTAAACAATTAAGTGGTGGTGTTTTCTTACCTGACCTTTTTAAATGGGATGGTTTCGAAGGTTATCTTGGTGCTCTTGTATTAACAGGATTATTTTGTAGTGTAGTAAGTTATTTTGCATACAACTATGAAAGACGTCGCAAACAAAATAATAGTTTTACTGGAATACCAATGGAAAAAATACAGCAACAAAGTGATAACTTTGATAACAAAAATTATGGATTTTTTAGCATAGAAAACTATAATCGTTTATTTGTAAAGCCTTGGACTTTAAAACAAGGAGCGATAGCTATAAGTTTTATATTTGTCCTACTAATGGGTGTAACTAAAGCTGGTTGGGGGGCATCTACTCCTTATGGTATTTGGTTTGGTAAATTATTAATGGTATTTGGAGTTCCAGTTGAAACAGTTTCTTCATTTACTAAGATGTCACCAAGTGTTTTTGAATTACCTTTCTTTGAACATCCAATTACAGTACAAAATGTTGGAATTATATTTGGAACAATGTTTTATCTATTAACTGCAGGTAGGTTAAAAGAAGCATTTATGGAAGAGATGCATATAACGACAAAAGAAGTATTATTATTTGCGTTAGGTGGAATTACTATGGGATTAGGAACTCGTTTTGCTAATGGTTGTAACGTAGGTGCTTTATATACACCTATAGCTAATTTCTCACTTTCAGGATGGGTATTCTTGATTTTCATGGTTTTAGGCGGCGTTTTAGGAAATGTACTTGCTAAGAAATTTAATTCTAGCGAGGCTACTTCTTCGACTTCTTCAAATGCTTAATAAAATTTTAAGGTCATAAAGGATTAGGAAGAAGATTGAATTTAGCAACATTATTTTATGATATATGTGTATATATGCTTATTGTAAGTTGTACAGATAGCTAGTTGAATAATAATTAAAGGGAGGATGTATATTTATGGGTAAAAGGATTTTAGTTATTGGAGGAGTAGCAGGAGGCGCTTCGGCTGCAGCAAGAGCTAGAAGAATTGATGAGTCAGCTGAAATAATAATGTTTGAGAGAGGACCACATGTTTCATTTTCAAATTGTGCGTTACCATATCACCTTAGTGGAATGGTAGAAAATAGTGAAGAACTAGTTTTAATGTCTCCAGAGAAATTTAAGAAGCAATATAATATAGAAGCTAGAGTTAATAGTGAAGTTATTAAAATAAAAAGAGAAGAAAAAAAAGTAGTAGTAAAAGATTTAATAAGTGGAGAAATATATGAAGAGGCTTATGATAAATTAGTATTATCTCCAGGTGCTAATCCAATACTTCCAAGAAGCATTGAAGGAATAGATAGTGAACATGTATTTACAGTAAGAAATGTAGTAGATATAGAAAAGCTTAAAAATTACATTGTGAAAAATAATATTGAGGATATTGCAGTTGTAGGTGGCGGATTTATAGGAGTAGAAGTTGCAGAAAACCTTCGTTTAGCAGGAAAGAATGTTAGCTTAATAGAAGCTCAAAATCAAATAATGAGTCCATTTGATTATGATATGGCACAAATTTTTCATAAAGAAATGTTAGACAATGGAATAAATCTTATATTAAGTGATGCAGTACAGAAAATAAATAAAGATTCAGTAGAGTTGCAATCAGGTAGAAAGGTAGCTGCAAAGGCAGTTGTTATGGCAATTGGTGTTGTACCTGAAACTACTTTAGCTAAAGATGCTGGCCTTGAAATTGGAGAAACTGGAGGAATAAAAGTAGACCATAATTACTTAACAAGCGATAAAGATATTTATGCTGTAGGAGATGCTATAGAGGTATATCATCGTCTAACTCACAAGGCAACAAGACTTCCACTAGCAGGTCCAGCACAAAGACAAGCTAGAGCAGCAGCTGATCATATATATAACACGCCTCATAGAAATAATGGTGTAATAGGATCATCAGTAGTTCAGATATTTGAAATGAGTGGAGCATCTACAGGACTGAATGAAAAAGCCGCAAAAGCAGCAGGAATTTCATATGACTTTGTATATATAATTCCTGGAGATAAAGTAGGTTTAATGCCTGAGGCTAACCCAATACACTTTAAATTAATATATGAATATCCGACAGGTAAAATACTTGGAGCCCAAGCAATAGGAAAGGGAAATGTAGATAAGAGAATAGACGTAATAGCAGCAATGATTCTTATGGGAGCAACTCTAGAAGATTTAAAAGAATTAGAATTATGCTACGCTCCATTATTTGGAACAGCTAAGGATGTAGTTAATCATGCAGCATTAGTAGCTCTAAATATTTTAAATGGTAAGTTTAGACAAGTACCTGTATCAAAGGTTAGAGAATTAGTGGAAAATAATGCATTTATTATAGACGTAAGAGAAAAAGATGAGTATGAAGAAGGACATCTTATAAATTCAATCAATATTCCATTAAGTGAACTTAGAGATAGATTAGATGAAATTCCAAAGGATAGACCGGTATACTTACATTGTCGTTCAAGTCAAAGAAGTTATAATGCAGTAATGGCACTACAAAATATGGGATATAATAATGTATGGAATATTTCGGGTTCATATTTAGGAATATGCTGCTATGAGTATTTCCAAGATCAAGTAACTGAAAGAGAAAAAATAGTTACTGAATATAATTTTAATTAATTGTATAATAGTATGGTCATCGGGTATTTATTCGATGGCCATACTATTATACTTAAAGAAAGTGACACCATTATAAAGAGGTGGGAATTTATGAACTTAAATAATTTTAAAAAGGATTCAGAAAGAGAAGTAAAAAAAAATAACATAGAAAAATTACTAACTATAGCAACTTGGTTTATAATTTTAGGGGTGTGGTATTTAATAACTAAATTAGAGTTATTTTCAACCACGTTAGTCCCATCACCATATAAAGTTTGGATTACTTTTATTAATATTTTAGAAGATGGCTATAATAAAGTTTCTATTTGGATTCATCTTGGAGCAAGTTTTAAGAGATTGTTTGGAGCTTTAGGACTTGCAATTATAACTGCAGTACCTATGGGATTATTAAGTGGATATTTTAGTAAAATAAAAGCGATTATTGACTCAGTAGTAGAATTTTATCGTCCCTTACCACCACTTGCTTACTATACATTGCTTATTTTATGGTTTGGTATTGATGATACATCAAAGATTATATTATTATATTTAGCAGCCTTTGCACCAATTTATATTGCTGGTGTAGCGGCTGTTAGAAAAATTAATAAAGATTATATATTAAGTGCTAAATCCTTAGGTGCTAATCCCAAACAAATCTTTTTTAGAATAGTATTGCCAGCATGTTTACCTGAAATTTTTACAGGGATTAGAACGGCTGTTGGTGTAGCCTATACCACTTTAGTTTCTGCTGAAATGATAGCAGCAACTTCAGGTATAGGTTGGATGGTATTTGATGCAGCGAATTTTTTGAAAAGTAATGTAATAATTGTAGGCATTTTAATAATGGGTATTACTGGTATATTAATTGACCTTGGATTACGTACTTTAGAAAAAAAGATAGTATTCTGGAAAGGACATGTATAAAATAATAAATAATAATAAAAATTGAATGGAGGTAAATTTATGAGAAATAGATTTAAGAGTATATTTGCTATTGTATTAATAGGGATTATGTTGTGTTCTCTTGTAGCTTGTAATAGTGATTCAGAAAAAAATAATTCAACATCTTTACCTAAAGAAATAAATTTTGGGATTCTTAGAGTTCCTAATGATGAAACCATAGCAATAGCACAAGGAATATTTGATAAATATTTTACTGAAAAAGGTATCAAATGTAACTTTATTGTATTTGATTCAGGTTCAGAAGCTAACAAAGCTTTAGCATCAGGAAGCATTGATTTTGCTACAATGGGAAATATAAACTCAATTGTTTCTTTAACTATGGACCTAGATGTAGAATTAATTTGGATACATGAAATACTTGGGGAAATCGAAGCTCTAGCAGTTAAAAATGGTTCAGAAATTGAAAAAATAGAAGATCTTGCTGGTAAAAAAGTAGCAACACCTTTTGCATCAACGTCTCATTATATATTATTAAATGTTTTAAAGGATGCTGGAATCGAAAACGAAGTTGAGCTTTTAGACATGAAGACTCCAGAAATTGTTGCAGCTTGGGAAAGAGGAGATATTCAAGCAGCATATACTTGGCAGCCTTCCCTTGGAGAATTATTGAAAGATGGAAAAATACTAATTTCTAGTGAAGATATGGTGAAAAAAGGATATATAACAGCTAATGTCGAAGTAGTAAGAAAAGAATTTGCAAATAAATATCCAGAGCTAGTAGCAGATTTTATTGCATGTTTAACTGAAGCAGCTGATATATATAGACAGAACCCAGAAAAGGCTGCAGCCATTATAGCTGATGAATTAGAGATAACAGCAGAAGATGCTTTATTACAGATGCAAGGCTCAACTTGGCTTACACCTGAAGAGTTGCTAGAGGAAAGTTATATTGGAACAAGTAAAGCTCCTGGTGCCTTTGCAACTATTATGAAGGACACAGCAGACTTCTTGAAAAATCAAGGATTTATTGATAATTCTCCATCACAAGAAGAGTTTAACAAATATATTAATTCTATATATATTGAAAAATATTTAGAAAGAGCTTCTAAATAATCAAATAAAAAACAATCAATAATAGATGTATTATATGGTTAGTAGATAAATTTGGAAAGGTGTTTGGAATATGGTAAGTGAAAAAGAACAAGAAGTTTTGATAGATATACAAAATCTAAAGTTTGAGTATGGAACAAATGTAAATAAAATTTTAGCTTTAGATAATATTAATTTACAGCTTAGAAAAGGTGAATTTCTATGTGTTTTAGGACCTTCTGGCTGTGGAAAGAGTACATTGTTGAAACTCATTGCAGGTTATATGAAACCTACCAGTGGGGTTTGTCTTATGGAAGGCAAACCTATTACAGGTCCTGATTGGAATAGAGGTGTTGTGTTTCAGTCACCAACTTTATATCCATGGATGAATGTAAGAGAAAATGTAGAATTTGGTCCTAAAATGAGAGGTGTTTCTTCAAAAGAAATAGAACAAATTACAACTCACTTTTTAGAACAAGTTAAATTAAATGGATTTGGAGATAAAGCAACATTTGAACTTTCAGGAGGTATGAAACAGAGAGTAGCACTAGCTAGGGTATTAGCTAATTATCCTGAAATGATTCTTATGGATGAACCATTTGGAGCTTTAGATGCATTGACTAGAGGAAATATGCAGACTCTAATTAGGGATATTTGGAAAGAAAATAATAGTACCATATTTTTAATTACCCATGACATTGATGAAGCTTTATCTCTAGGAACAAGAGTTGTAGTAATGTCAAAACGTCCAGGGAAAATACTTAAAGAATTTAATATTAACTTTACTAATGAAATATTTAATAATAAAACAAAACATGTAATGTATAATCAAGAATATTTTGATATAAAAAATGAAATTTTAGATATAATAAATAATCAAACTGAGGAATAAGAATATTAATTAACATGAGCAAGCTATATACTTTAGATTGACTTTTATATCTAAATCAATATATAGATACAGGTGGATAGTTCACTTGTACTAATGCATACAAAAATATAAGAGCAGGGGATGGTGAGTTCATGATAACCGTCCTCTTTTTTCATGTTTTATACATTTTAACATGAATAATTAAATATCTATATAATATATTGATGTTTACTAGTAAAGTATTCAGTTATCATTAGATTAAAAATGATATTTGCATTTATTGACTAAAAGAAGAAGTCGGTACAAATTAGAAGATAATACAATTATACAGTAGTTTTACCTGTTGAGTTTTGTTAATCTATGCTTGAAAAACTGTTACAAATATGTAATAATTAAATCATAATAGATTAAAAATTTTTAGTTTGAAATATAATGATGTATTTTCTAGAGAAATTTTTTAAAACGTAAGGAAAAGGTTTGCGTGGGTATTGGGATTAGTTAACATATAGATTATTAAGCCCTTAAATATGAAGATTTGTGTTAAAAAGGAGTGTACATTGTGACATTCCTTAAAATAAAGGGGGAATGATTATGGAAAACAAAAAAATTGCTGTACAAAGGGGACTAAATAAAATTATTGAGCTATTAAAAAAGGAAGGATATGACGTAGTATTGTATGAAGAAAATAAAGAAGATGTAGATATAACTATCGTTTCAGGAATTGATTCAGAATATGAAGAAACAGAATATGCTCAATGTAGAGTTTATGGTGACAAAAAAATGCTTTTGATTGATGCTTCAAAGCTTGACCTAGAAACAGTTCTAAGATATGTAAAAGATATTAAATGTTAGATATCATAAACACAAGGGGATAGCCCCCTTGTGTTTATGATAGGATTGAAAAATAACTTTTGTATCTAATAACCTTTATAGGAGGATTGTATGTTTATATTAAAAGTTCTTGCTGGAGGGATTATTTTATATGCTATAACTATTGTTTTAACAAGTATTATTCAAGACCTGGTTGGTGTTGTGTTAATAGTTAATATCATTTTAGGAATGATAATTATTGTATGCACCTATATTATTATTCAAACAATAAAACAATATACAAATAAAACTGACGAAAAAGAATAGAAGAAATAGAGTTTTACGGTTTATTATGTTATTAATATCTGTAACTTCTTTCGTCAGCTTCTGCATCTTCTTTTGTTTCATGAATTGTATCACGTGGATGTTCAGGTGGTGCATAGATTGCGTACAATTTAAGAGGTTTATTGCCTGTATTGATTATATTGTGCCATTTACCTGCAGGTATCATAATGGCATAGTCATCAAAGACTCTTTCTTGGAAATCTAGCTTATTTTTACTATCACCCATTTTGACAATTCCTTGACCTTCTTCAATACGTATAAATTGGTCACCATCAGGATGAACTTCTAATCCTATGTCTTCATCAACCTCGATGCTCATCAATGTAACTTGCAAATTTTCTCCTGTCCATAATGCAATACGGAAATTATTATTTTGTTTAGTAGCTTCATCAATATTAACTACAAATGGTTCTGGTCCATAATCCTTCAGTTCAATAAACTGTTTATTAAAGTTTGGATTATACATTCCCCAGTAAGGATATGGATACATTCTATAAGGATTATACATATTATGTGAGTTATACATTGATGGGTTATAAGGACATGGATATCGGTTATAATTATTATACATGTTACTCATTCCTTTCATTATTTTTATAATATCTTATGCTTTATATTTAAATAAGGTGCTTTAACTACAAGGAGAGGACGGTTCTTTTGTTTTATAATAAAAACATAATGTGTGAATTAGGAGGAAAAATATGTATTCAATTGCTAAACTTAACTTGAAAGCCAAAGTGTTTAACAGCATTCAAAATTTTTTTGTTACTCAAAATAACTAATGGGGAAATATGAAAACATAAAGGTATTTAAACATTATCAAAGAATATAATATGTAGAAAAAATATTAAAAAGTTCAGAATAAGAGGGGGATAACTTATGTTCAAATTTCCAGAGAACTTCTATACCGACGTACGTATAGAAGATGTGTATGAAACTAAGATAGTTTATACATTAGGAGAAATTGATGAATCTAGAGTAAGAAAATATAAGGGGGCGTTTATACGATTATTTGATGGGGTCAGATGGTATTATAGCTCGACATCAGAAATAGATAACATTCAAAAAGAAATTGATACCCTATCTACATATGCACAAGCAAATGAGAATATTGATAACAATCCATTAGTACAAAAATTTGAAGTAAATAAAGAAGAAAAGCTATTGTATAAAGGTAATGACGTATATAAAGTACCAATAGAAGAAAAACATAAAATATTAAAAGGGTATTTTAATATTTTAGAAAAAAATGAAACAGTTAAACATTGGCAAGCAATCTATGTAGATAGAAAAGTTATAAAAAGCTTTTATTCAAGTAAAGGTTCAAATGTAAAGTTTGATACTCAAACCTCTGGTATGGTTATAAGTTTTGATTTATCTAACGGTGAAAAAAGATTTTCGGAGCGCTTTCAAAAAGCATCTGATACCTTTGAAGAATTAAAGGATAAAGAGAAAGAATTTATTAAGTATATTGAAAAATGCGAAGAGTTTTTAATTAATTCTGAACCAGTAAAACCAGGAAACTATAAAGTGATATTATCACCACTTGCAGCAGGAATTTTTGCTCATGAGAGTTTCGGGCATAAAAGTGAAGCTGATTTTATGATTGGTGATGAAACTATGAAAAAAGAATGGGCAATTGGAAAAGAAGTAGGTTCAGAGATATTATCTATTGTAGATGATGGAAATACAATAAGCTCAGGATATACACCATTTGATGATGAAGGAACTAAAGCACAAAGGACATATCTTATAAAAAATGGTATATTAGCTGGAAGATTACATAGCGGTGTGACTGCCGAAAACATAGGTGAAGAGCTTACAGGAAATGCTAGAGCAATGAATTTTGAGTTTGAGCCAATAGTTAGAATGACAAACACTTATATATTGCCGGGAAATAAAACAAAGGAAGAATTATTCTCTGAAGTAGATGAAGGGATTTATGTTGAAACTATAAAGCACGGGTCTGGAATGTCTAAATTTACTTTAGCTCCATCTTTAGCATATTACATTAAAAATGGAAAAATAGATAAACCTGTAAACATTTCAGTTATTACTGGAGATGTTATGAAAACTCTTTGGGAGATAGATGGTTTATCTAATGAGCTAGAACTACTTAGTTTTGTTTCTGGTGGATGTGGAAAAATGGAGCAATATCCATTACCAGTAGGCTTTGGTGGTCCATATGTAAGAGTGAAAAATATAGTTGTGCAATAAATAGGGGGGATATCGTTGATTAAAGAAAAATACATTAGTAAAATTAAAGAAACTTCAGTAAATGTTGTTCAAACTAAAATAGATTCCATAAGAAGGAAAGACATTAGAAAAACAGGATATAGAATATATAAAGATAAATTAATTGGTTGTGCAGGAGCTATAGGAAAACATAATCAAAAAGAATTAGAGAAAAGAGCTATAAACGCATTAAATAATAATATCAAATATCCATACGAAATTTCAAAGAATATAAAGATTAGTGAAGATTACAGTGGGGAGTTTAATGAAGAGAGAATTATAAATGAGTTTGAAAAACTTTTAAGTGATATAAGGAACCAGCAGCCAGGATTTAGTTTTTCACATAAACTTAATTTAATTGAAAAAGAAAATATCCTTACAAATGATAATGGTGTAGACCTTAGGTATAAAGATAAATATATACAATTAGAATTAGTTATCAAGGATAAATCATCAAGTAATCTTATGGATGGTTTTATAAGCTACGTTGGTAGAGAGTATGACAATAAAAAAATACTTAATGAAGTGAATGAGTTTTGTAATGCATTTAATAATAAAGTTGAACTTCCAAAAAATAAAAAGTTACCCGTTATATTTAGTACGGGTGAACAATTACCCATGATGAAATTTTTAAAGGACCTACATGGACATAGTTTTGGAAGTAAAAGCTCACTACTTAGTGAAAAATTAAATAAAAAGGTATTTAATGATAAGTTTACATTATATCAAAATAGAAATCCTAAAGAAACTATGGAGCCTTTCTTTGATGCAGAAGGTGTTGTAAATGACGGTTATGTTTATACTCTTATAGAGAACGGAAAAATACTAACTTCATATACAGATAAAAAAACGTCAAAGCTGTATAATCTTCCTTTAACTGGAAGTGCAGGAGCTGAATATGATGGCGTACCTAGCTTAGGAATGGCAAATTTAAAAATTAAAGAGTCTGAAAAGACAGCTAAAGAGCTGCTTCAGGGAGAGTTAGGGATATTAGTAGTAATTGCAGCAGGTGGAGATTTTACACCAGAGGGTAACTTTGCTACACCTGTTCAATTAGCTTTTCTATATGATGGAGAAAAGCTAATAGGAAGATTGCCTGAACTTAAAATAGCATCAAATGTATTTTATATGTTCGGAGATTCATTTGTAGGAGTAAGTAAAGATACAGTATCTACATTGTCAAATGACAAATGCTTAATAATGAATATGGAAGTTTCAGAAATATAGAAGTTAAATATGATAAAAGTTATATATAGTAAAGAATTAGTTATAAACGAAGGCATCTGCTTGGGCAGGTGCTTTTATTATGATTAAATAAAATTGTTAAAAATCCATTAAGTTTAACTAGTCTTAACAAAAGAATCATATAATTAAAATGTAAGGCATTTAATATAAAATAAAATACAAGGGGGACTTTTTATGTTAAATGGTAAGAAAATCAGAGAAATTAGAACAAGGCTGGGATATACAGCTAAAGATGTGGAGAATCTTACAAAGAACCCCAAATTCGAAACGTCAATATCAAAATCTTATTTAGAGGAGCTAGAGAGAGGCGATAAGAAAAATCCAAGTTTTCAAAAAGTAGAGGTTTTAGCTAATGTATTAT includes these proteins:
- a CDS encoding sulfurtransferase, with the protein product MKRLIRLSLLVLIIASMFMNVGCSSFSGETGTEIIDAKEAINLFNQENVIIVDAQHPDAYSVRHVENSVNISRGDIVVSEPVPNLLAPKSQIEELMSSRGISNDSIVVIYDNNKNMDSARLWWTLKVYGHENVKVVSGGLKALAAAGAEFTTEVPDVTPTEYIAKEKNTDMIATIEDVKAQVNEPKDNVMLIDTRSQEEYNAGTIPSSVLVNYVNNINDDGTYKTVSRIQAMYLDEGLLPKDTAIMYCKTSIRGAQTYLALYNAGYRNLKLYDGAWVEWSKDKSLPVQMPDNTEVEINEQDVS
- a CDS encoding rhodanese-like domain-containing protein, which codes for MFRKFKLTSLILVLALILSLAGCTTDKEPATNTEPAKNTEQSTNESDVLAQVVSDYYTNMGSDIYKISQKEFVDKVKAGEDMFILDIRQPDVYNEGHIKGAVNAPWGTAISENLDKLPKSKPIMVYCYTGQTAGQTVALLNMAGFDAKSVNLGWNLGISKVEGVEEVIETTANEFGQPTGVEIQAEIKDAINKYFAGLADVKGTTYANYKISEDNAKKLLDQEDNSVIFLSIRKAEHYNEGHIQGAINIPFGKEMHKEFNTLPKDKKIIVYCYTGQTAGQTVAALRLIGYDAVSLNGGTGMKANAPFGWTNKGYELVK
- a CDS encoding YeeE/YedE family protein, whose amino-acid sequence is MKRLENILGFIGILLVLFLGKTLLKTDMLFFRLLIGIGLGYTLMRAYTGFAGSVNRAYNTGSTQLMRTMTFMFFITALLTTAFLFKKDPTSYNLWINPINLGLILGGLFFGFGMSFSSCCASGVLTDLVTGLPRAFVTLIFFSLGVFLGFPMQRTASWIRRSWVSTEVGKQLSGGVFLPDLFKWDGFEGYLGALVLTGLFCSVVSYFAYNYERRRKQNNSFTGIPMEKIQQQSDNFDNKNYGFFSIENYNRLFVKPWTLKQGAIAISFIFVLLMGVTKAGWGASTPYGIWFGKLLMVFGVPVETVSSFTKMSPSVFELPFFEHPITVQNVGIIFGTMFYLLTAGRLKEAFMEEMHITTKEVLLFALGGITMGLGTRFANGCNVGALYTPIANFSLSGWVFLIFMVLGGVLGNVLAKKFNSSEATSSTSSNA
- a CDS encoding FAD-dependent oxidoreductase: MGKRILVIGGVAGGASAAARARRIDESAEIIMFERGPHVSFSNCALPYHLSGMVENSEELVLMSPEKFKKQYNIEARVNSEVIKIKREEKKVVVKDLISGEIYEEAYDKLVLSPGANPILPRSIEGIDSEHVFTVRNVVDIEKLKNYIVKNNIEDIAVVGGGFIGVEVAENLRLAGKNVSLIEAQNQIMSPFDYDMAQIFHKEMLDNGINLILSDAVQKINKDSVELQSGRKVAAKAVVMAIGVVPETTLAKDAGLEIGETGGIKVDHNYLTSDKDIYAVGDAIEVYHRLTHKATRLPLAGPAQRQARAAADHIYNTPHRNNGVIGSSVVQIFEMSGASTGLNEKAAKAAGISYDFVYIIPGDKVGLMPEANPIHFKLIYEYPTGKILGAQAIGKGNVDKRIDVIAAMILMGATLEDLKELELCYAPLFGTAKDVVNHAALVALNILNGKFRQVPVSKVRELVENNAFIIDVREKDEYEEGHLINSINIPLSELRDRLDEIPKDRPVYLHCRSSQRSYNAVMALQNMGYNNVWNISGSYLGICCYEYFQDQVTEREKIVTEYNFN
- a CDS encoding ABC transporter permease; translated protein: MNLNNFKKDSEREVKKNNIEKLLTIATWFIILGVWYLITKLELFSTTLVPSPYKVWITFINILEDGYNKVSIWIHLGASFKRLFGALGLAIITAVPMGLLSGYFSKIKAIIDSVVEFYRPLPPLAYYTLLILWFGIDDTSKIILLYLAAFAPIYIAGVAAVRKINKDYILSAKSLGANPKQIFFRIVLPACLPEIFTGIRTAVGVAYTTLVSAEMIAATSGIGWMVFDAANFLKSNVIIVGILIMGITGILIDLGLRTLEKKIVFWKGHV
- a CDS encoding aliphatic sulfonate ABC transporter substrate-binding protein, yielding MRNRFKSIFAIVLIGIMLCSLVACNSDSEKNNSTSLPKEINFGILRVPNDETIAIAQGIFDKYFTEKGIKCNFIVFDSGSEANKALASGSIDFATMGNINSIVSLTMDLDVELIWIHEILGEIEALAVKNGSEIEKIEDLAGKKVATPFASTSHYILLNVLKDAGIENEVELLDMKTPEIVAAWERGDIQAAYTWQPSLGELLKDGKILISSEDMVKKGYITANVEVVRKEFANKYPELVADFIACLTEAADIYRQNPEKAAAIIADELEITAEDALLQMQGSTWLTPEELLEESYIGTSKAPGAFATIMKDTADFLKNQGFIDNSPSQEEFNKYINSIYIEKYLERASK